The segment CTCCCAAGTGACACAAAGtcgtattaatttatttaattttattaagtaGTGAATACACTAACTTATCCAAATTGATATGAACTTGGATTGTGACACGGACTCTCCATGGAGGGTCTTGTAAATGCGTAGCTGTGCGCTCTGCCTGCCCCGTGGGTGGGCCGGGCCGGTGGTTGTCGAAGCAGCTGGAGTGAGGAGGACACTCTGAGGAGGTCTGATGTGTGCAAGTCCAGACGTCTTGGGATTATCTGCCTGGCGgtgctttgagaaaaaaaaatctaagcacCACCAGGCAGATATCCCCACCTTGAAATCTTCCCCAGGGAAGGTCTCCACATACCCTTCTCCCTCCACAAGAAGAAAAGAGGCAGTTCTACCCTTAGAATTGAAGGATAGGGGGAACAGAACCCCACAAAGTAACTGTCATGATTGGTAACAACAAATGGTTTCCCCAAAATAGTGATTCATACACATAGCTCTAATAAAGACGTCGAGATACCTGCACAAACCAGCGGCACGTTGACTCAACAAGCCACACTGTGTTTCCACTGTCATGCTCATCAGCActtaggagtgtgtgtgtgtgtgtgtgtgtgtgtgtgtgtgtgtctgcatgcacGCACACTTTAGGACCACTTCGTTTATCTGAGATGATGGATACCAAGAATCAGTGTATAAAAATAGTCTAAATGGCTACAACAGCTGTCCTGGGAGGTGCTTAAGCAATCCCTTTTCTTTACTGACCCCTCATTCAAGTGGAGACTTTGCTTAACTCTAACGCAGCTGTGAACACGCAGACAAAGCTAGAAAGTGATGCAAATATAGTAACCTCTGGGGCCCCGTGCTGTGTCCGTGTGCTTCAAGATGCGCATGTCTTTCATGGAGTATGAACAGTAACATTTCTTGGATTATATATACTAAGCGAAAAGCTTAATACTTGGATTTTGTGAGTGTCTTTAGGCAGAGTCTCTTTAATGTCTAGAGTCCACTAGTGTTTTAGATGGTAGAAGCCTCCTTCTAGTTCCTGCTTCTGAAGTAACTTGCTCATCTGTGCAaatcttcttctttctcttggctCTGCTGCACACTCAGGCATTAGAGAGGCAGAAAGAGTTCTTTGATTCCGTAAGGAGTGAACGGGATGATCTTAGAGAAGAAGTAGTCGTGCTGAAAGAGGAATTAAAGGTATGAAGCCAAAgtacagttttatttaaaaaaacagaaaaaaaaatccaggtgacAACAGCAAATTTTGGGATGCTGTGAATATGTGTGTACATAATTCATTTTATGTCATTTAGTTCTGTTAATAATTCATATATTGGGTTAACTGACAGTGATGAGATGTAAAATAAATGTAGGTTCAGTGGGTGGTGCCCAAGGCCTTTTGATGTTAATAAACATAGCCAATCTTGAATGCAAGAATTTTTTGATACATTAGCTAAATTTTTCTCATACTCACTAGTAAATTCTCCAGGATATTACTCAGACTTAGAGAATTAATTTGCCTCTTTATATTAAAACCCCcaatttaaggacttctctagaGGAACAGTGACTTGGGTAAGTGGTTTGGGCAAGGATCCCTCTAATTAGACTTTGAGACCTACTAGATTACAGGTGGAAGACGGTTCCCTGTCCTTGGTGGGCCACGCCAAGGCGTCTTCAGCTGCTGCTTGACACAGGTGAAGCGCCAGTGGCAGCACTCTGGGTGGGCGGGTTCCTGAACCGTCACCATCTGCTGCTTGGCCTCCAGGGTCAAAGCCAGAGCAGTGAGCCAGCCAGCTACAGGCTTAGAGCTAAGATTCGTAATTCTGCTCCTCGAAGAGGCGATCAGTTCAGGGGAGTTCCTCACACACAAGGGAGAGAGAGCCGCAGGCGGCAGGAGGGCATGGGTGAGTGATGTCTGTAGTTGGGAAGTGCTGCTGTTTTCAGTGAATTCTGTTTCTTTTGAATATACTGAACATTCTAGCCACCTCTGAATTCCTTCTGTAACATAAGTTTCATGTGTCTCTttcaaaacatgtatatatttctttctttatctggTTCCTCTTTTTAAAGAATGCAATCAGGGTTTTAAAATGAAAGGTCACTTGGCAGTGACTTGCTTACTGCTCCACTTGGGGGCAGCCCACAGGCCACTACCTGTAGTTAAAAAGGATGCCTGGTGGAAGTAGCTTGTCACCAGCAAATGAAAGCATGGATTGGAACATCTGAGAAAGAAGTAGCCTTTGGAGGACGATATCccagatttgtgtgtgttgacCGAATATTTACGAGTGCTGCACCCTAGCATTTCTCTTATCTCTGTGGAGTTACCCTGTACttcaggaaaaaatggttttcttttttattattgcatTAAAACAGAGTTTAACCTAATATCACTGAGTAAATATTACGATGAGCCTATTTTTGTTCCCAGAAACATGGAATAATCCTAAATTCAGAAATAGCTACCAATGGAGAGACTTCCGACTCCCTCAATAATGTTGGATACCAAGGTCCTACCAAGATGACGAAAGAAGAGTTAAATGCCCTCAAGTCGACAGGGGATGGGACCCTAGGTAAGTATTTGCTTTCCTTCGGCTCCTCACACCTTTCCACTCAGCATTGGTTCACCCTCCATGCACTGCTGGGGTTGGAGCCACCGTCACTGATGGGTTAACAGTCACCAGCATGCCATTTGTTTCATCACTTCATGGTAATTTCCTTGCCACCCGGTGTGGTCACCCACGTGTTGTCTGGCATGCATCTCTGTGTAGTGCACCATCAATGGCTCAAGTGAACCTTTTCTTTTGCTGCTCAAAGCTACCAAGCAAGACTGTGAAGGCAAAAGGAAAATAGTCTCAAAATTAAGTAACAACGTGGAGAGTACTATTTGGTTTTCCTCAGACACATATATATCTGTACCTATAGAGTGTGGCTTTTTAAACCGATTCTATGACAGAATTATCAAAAGATAGAATAGTTGAGGCCGTCAAGTCAGTTGGCCATATTTGCAAGCCAACGTCGACATCCTGGGCAGCATTCAGCGTTTTGAGGGTACGGGGTGCCTGTGGACAGCAGGTCCGTCTGTGTTGCCGTTTTCAAGCCACCACTCGAGGTGGGCAGGCAGCCGTGGTAGTGGGTGTGGCAGTGCTGAGAGTCTGAGTATGCCCACCTTTGTCAGAGGGGATCCTCCTTTGTATGCCACGTGTTTGCTTCTGAAAGAATATAAAACTGGGGAATCCAGTAGATCAGAGGAATATTTTATACCACTTTCAATGATCTGATTTGTCATACTTTGTCATAAGAGTTGGCTTTGGGAGAAACCTTCAGATTCTGGCGTGCAGCCTGAAGTTGCAGCATGCAAGTGAGGCCTCATCTGTCACTGGTCACCCTCTGCGTTCCAGTGTTTTACAGAGAGGCTGGAATAAGGTCAGGGTCCatgacttttcattttaatttagaagctttcatcttatttctttttatttatggaAATGTAGACACCTCCAGGCCCCATCTTCTCAGGCCTCGCATTCCAGGGAGGTACCTCATTCATTATCTTTATGACTATTAAAGAAACACAGCTCTTTTCAATTGTGTAAAAAAAGTtgtggccaagtgcagtggctcacacttctaatcccagcgCTGCgggtggccaaggctggaggatcacttaagaccaggaaTTCCAGGCCAGCCCGGCAACCTAGCAAGATTCCGTCTCTAgatatgtatataatatctatataccATTgttgaaaaaagataaattaattaatttccatCATACCTTTATATGAGCTACCCGAACAGCTAGGAATCTGATTATGCTGCTCTTactcaaatatacattttataaatctttGATAACCATTGTGAAATGTTTTAAGAACCAGAAATGTCAGTTTTGAAAGTGGCCTTCAAATGACTTTTGATCACATATTCCTTCAGCAAAGAATTGTAGGATCcaatatgtatgtttattttaaatctatatatgtatactatttcattaatataaaatgtacgttgtaaaatatatgcaaagataTGCAAAGAAGTTTTAGAGTAAAACTCTAAATAGAATTCCTAATATTTCCCCCATTTTCCCTGGGATATGGGCACCCCACCATGGAGATCACTGGGCTATAAAATTGTCTAGCTTTGACTTTCAGTAACATAGTACCGTATCTAATCTGCTGGGGTTTTGTTTGGAGAACCCAAAAATTCCAAAACAGTTTGATGTTCTTTAGACGATGaataatttatcatttaatttAGTGGTCATCTTGATCTTGAACATTTGCCTCCTGCTGGTCCTCTCTCCCTAGTCCCTTAGGGAATGGAGCAGAGGTATCAGGGCATggacaccgggtgttttctcagGAAAACAATGGTTGAGTGGCAGAAGATAGATTTCTTTTCATATGAGCTATTTCAAAAGCATCTTCCTTGAGACTGACCTTGAGGCTGCATTTCTAAAAGTGCActgaatattcttttaaaaaaattacttgaaagcTGCTTTTAGGGCTGTGTGACATGCAGTGCGGTTTGGCAGCTGCAGAAGTACAAGTTGTCAAGTTGTTCATTGAGAAGTGAGAATGGGGAATTGAACCTTCAGTCTGTTCCTAAACCCATCATTGTGGATTGTTTGGCTGCCTGATCCAGAGTTCTTTCTATTTGTCGAAACTTAACGTCACCTTTAAAAATCTGTCCACACAAGATGGCACCAGCAGCCACTCTGGCCTTTGATGTGGTGGCAGTGGCCCTCACTGACCCAAAATTTACTAATGCAACTGCTGCTTTGCCGCACAGAACTGGCAAAGGCTTGTTTCTCATGACTCTTTGATGACTCTCTCTTTAGGAATAGGGGTGGGTGGGATTTAGAACATGTGTTTACATTCTAATGTAAATTATGTGGCCACCACATCATGGGGTCCCTTCAATTTTCTCAATGGTCTTTTAGGAAGAGCCAGTGAAGTGGAGGTGAAAAATGAAATCGTGGcgaatgtggggaaaagagaaatCTTGCACAATACTGAGAAAGAACAACACACAGAGGACACAGTGAAGGACTGTGTGGACATAGAGGTATTCCCTGCTGGTGAGAATACCGAGGACCAGAAATCCTCTGAAGACACTGCCCCATTCCTAGGAACCTTAGCAGGTGCTACCTATGAGGAACAGGTTCAAAGCCAAATTCTTGAGAGCAGTTCTCTACCTGAAAACACAGTACAGGTTGAGTCAAATGAGGTCATGGGTGCACCAGATGACAGGACCAGAACTCCCCTTGAGCCATCCAACTGTTGGAGTGACTTAGATGGTGGGAGCCACACAGAGAATGTGGGAGAGGCAGCAGTGACTCAGGTTGAAGAGcaggcaggcacagtggcctCGTGTCCTTTAGGGCATAGTGATGACACAATTTATCAGGATGACAAATGTATGGTAGAGGTCCCCCAAGAGTTAGAGACAAGCACAGGGCATAGTTTAGagaaagaattcaccaaccaGGAAGCAGCTGAGCCCAAGGAGGTTCCAGCGCACAGTACAGAAGTAGGTAGGGATCACAACGAAGAAGAGGGTGAAGAAACAGGATTAAGGGATGAGAAAGCAATCAAGACAGAAGTTCCTGGTTCTCCAGCAGGAACTGAGAGCAGTGGTCAGGAAGCGACAGGTCCAAGTACAGTAGACACTCAAAATGAACCCTTAGATATGAAAGAGCCCGACGAAGAAAAGAATGACCAACAGGGAGAGGCATTGGACTCATCGCAGAAGAagacaaagaacaagaaaaagaaaaacaagaagaaaaaatccCCAGTACCCGTAGAAACCCTTAAAGATGTTAAAAAAGAGTTAACGTATCAGAACACAGATTTAAGTGAAATTAAGGAAGAAGAGCAGGTAAAGTCTACTGACAGAAAGTCAGCAGTGGAAGCCCAAAACGAGGTGACTGAAAATCCAAAACAGAAAATTGCAGCAGAAAGCAGTGAAAATGTTGATTGTCCGGAGAATCCTAAAATTAAGTTGGATGGAAAACTTGACCAAGAAGGTGATGACGTACAAACAGCAGCTGAGGAGGTACTAGCTGATGGAGACACATTAGATTTTGAGGATGACACAGTTCAATCATCAGGCCCGAGGGCTGGTGGTGAAGAATTAGATGAAGGTGTTGCAAAAGATAATGCTAAAATAGATGGTGCCACTCAAAGCAGTCCTGCAGAACCAAAGAGTGAAGACGCAGATCGCTGCACCCTGCCCGAACATGAAAGTCCCTCACAGGACATTAGTGATGCCTGtgaagcagaaagtacagagaggtGTGAGATGTCAGAACATCCAAGTCAGACCGTCAGGAAAGCTTTAGACAGCAATAGCCTAGAGAACGATGACTTGTCGGCACCAGGAGGAGAGCCAGGGGACTTCAATCCAGAAAGCAGAGAAGATACCAGAGGAGGGAATGAGAAGGGCAAAAGCAAAGAAGACTGTACCATGTCCTAAGCTGAGGCAGGCGGCAGGCGCGGTGCACAGGAAGTCTCAGTGTGAAGGGGTCTTTTCTCTCCACTGCCAATGTAAGTAGAATGTTCTAAATTCATAGAGAGGCACTGTATGACAATTACCAGGTGCTCTACTGCTTTAAGTTATAGACTGTTACTTGTAGATTTCCATGTAATCATTGAGGTTATCACCCAGATTAGAAAGACATATTTGTTATCAGTGTACGTTCTAATTGAGAGCATTCCAGTAGTATCAAACAATAATGTCTACTGTTTATAGTCCActtaataaaaatagaagcatTTACTATTTGCCTTAGGCTGATAGGAATGTGGGTTTTCTTGACCAAATATATCAGCATCTAATTGAAATGACCAAATAGCATTCTTAGACTTCTGTATTATGAATATAATTGATATTTAAATTAATGTCTTGTTCACAtatgtgtactttcatatttgattttaaaatgtacattataacctgtatggtattttatttaaaggaGATAAACAGCCAAATAGCAAATAGGTCACTGAATGATAAGATTTGCACCTTAGAACAATAATCATTTTAAGGATAACAAGTAAATGTCTGAAAGCATGAGGGTCTTTATTTGCCTTTACCTCATATGAGTCTTTGATCTTGAACCGATGCTTTTGGATCTCATTGTTGATATACCTGAATTTACTTTGTAAGAGATTTTAACTTCACTTCATGCTGATGATGTATCAAATTCATTTTATAGAaagatttaaagtttttttctggaAGTGATATATGTCAAATTACATTTCCTACTGCAGTATTTGAGCAGGGacagtcattttttaaatgtttttggccgggcgtggtggctcatgcctataatctcagtacattgggaggccaaggcaggtggatcacctgaggtcaggagttcgaggccagcctggccaacatggtgaaaccctgtctctactaaaaatacaaaaaattggccggccgtgatggtgggcgcctgtaatcccagccactccagaggctgaggcaggagaatcgcttgaacctgcgaggcaga is part of the Pan paniscus chromosome 13, NHGRI_mPanPan1-v2.0_pri, whole genome shotgun sequence genome and harbors:
- the LRRFIP1 gene encoding leucine-rich repeat flightless-interacting protein 1 isoform X11, translating into MTSPAAAQSREIDCLSPEAQKLAEARLAAKRAARAEAREIRMKELERQQKEIYQVQKKYYGLDTKWGDIEQWMEDSERYSRRSRRNTSASDEDERMSVGSRGSLRVEERPEKDFTEKGSRNMPGLSAATLASLGGTSSRRGSGDTSISIDTEASIREIKDSLAEVEEKYKKAMVSNAQLDNEKTNFMYQVDTLKDMLLELEEQLAESRRQYEEKNKEFEREKHAHSILQFQFAEVKEALKQREEMLEEIRQLQQKQASSIREISDLQETIEWKDKKIGALERQKEFFDSVRSERDDLREEVVVLKEELKKHGIILNSEIATNGETSDSLNNVGYQGPTKMTKEELNALKSTGDGTLGRASEVEVKNEIVANVGKREILHNTEKEQHTEDTVKDCVDIEVFPAGENTEDQKSSEDTAPFLGTLAGATYEEQVQSQILESSSLPENTVQVESNEVMGAPDDRTRTPLEPSNCWSDLDGGSHTENVGEAAVTQVEEQAGTVASCPLGHSDDTIYQDDKCMVEVPQELETSTGHSLEKEFTNQEAAEPKEVPAHSTEVGRDHNEEEGEETGLRDEKAIKTEVPGSPAGTESSGQEATGPSTVDTQNEPLDMKEPDEEKNDQQGEALDSSQKKTKNKKKKNKKKKSPVPVETLKDVKKELTYQNTDLSEIKEEEQVKSTDRKSAVEAQNEVTENPKQKIAAESSENVDCPENPKIKLDGKLDQEGDDVQTAAEEVLADGDTLDFEDDTVQSSGPRAGGEELDEGVAKDNAKIDGATQSSPAEPKSEDADRCTLPEHESPSQDISDACEAESTERCEMSEHPSQTVRKALDSNSLENDDLSAPGGEPGDFNPESREDTRGGNEKGKSKEDCTMS
- the LRRFIP1 gene encoding leucine-rich repeat flightless-interacting protein 1 isoform X12 codes for the protein MTSPAAAQSREIDCLSPEAQKLAEARLAAKRAARAEAREIRMKELERQQKEPSEYSGHLNSSSRASSRASSARASPVVEERPEKDFTEKGSRNMPGLSAATLASLGGTSSRRGSGDTSISIDTEASIREIKELNELKDQIQDVEGKYMQGLKEMKDSLAEVEEKYKKAMVSNAQLDNEKTNFMYQVDTLKDMLLELEEQLAESRRQYEEKNKEFEREKHAHSILQFQFAEVKEALKQREEMLEEIRQLQQKQASSIREISDLQETIEWKDKKIGALERQKEFFDSVRSERDDLREEVVVLKEELKKHGIILNSEIATNGETSDSLNNVGYQGPTKMTKEELNALKSTGDGTLGRASEVEVKNEIVANVGKREILHNTEKEQHTEDTVKDCVDIEVFPAGENTEDQKSSEDTAPFLGTLAGATYEEQVQSQILESSSLPENTVQVESNEVMGAPDDRTRTPLEPSNCWSDLDGGSHTENVGEAAVTQVEEQAGTVASCPLGHSDDTIYQDDKCMVEVPQELETSTGHSLEKEFTNQEAAEPKEVPAHSTEVGRDHNEEEGEETGLRDEKAIKTEVPGSPAGTESSGQEATGPSTVDTQNEPLDMKEPDEEKNDQQGEALDSSQKKTKNKKKKNKKKKSPVPVETLKDVKKELTYQNTDLSEIKEEEQVKSTDRKSAVEAQNEVTENPKQKIAAESSENVDCPENPKIKLDGKLDQEGDDVQTAAEEVLADGDTLDFEDDTVQSSGPRAGGEELDEGVAKDNAKIDGATQSSPAEPKSEDADRCTLPEHESPSQDISDACEAESTERCEMSEHPSQTVRKALDSNSLENDDLSAPGGEPGDFNPESREDTRGGNEKGKSKEDCTMS
- the LRRFIP1 gene encoding leucine-rich repeat flightless-interacting protein 1 isoform X1 — protein: MGTQGSGRKRLPNRERLTAEDDALNQIAREAEARLAAKRAARAEAREIRMKELERQQKEIYQVQKKYYGLDTKWGDIEQWMEDSERYSRRSRRNTSASDEDERMSVGSRGSLRTNGYDGELYGSQSLNRRSGRNCSYSGDSRFSTLSSSREEKLPSEYSGHLNSSSRASSRASSARASPVVEERPEKDFTEKGSRNMPGLSAATLASLGGTSSRRGSGDTSISIDTEASIREIKELNELKDQIQDVEGKYMQGLKEMKDSLAEVEEKYKKAMVSNAQLDNEKTNFMYQVDTLKDMLLELEEQLAESRRQYEEKNKEFEREKHAHSILQFQFAEVKEALKQREEMLEEIRQLQQKQASSIREISDLQETIEWKDKKIGALERQKEFFDSVRSERDDLREEVVVLKEELKKHGIILNSEIATNGETSDSLNNVGYQGPTKMTKEELNALKSTGDGTLGRASEVEVKNEIVANVGKREILHNTEKEQHTEDTVKDCVDIEVFPAGENTEDQKSSEDTAPFLGTLAGATYEEQVQSQILESSSLPENTVQVESNEVMGAPDDRTRTPLEPSNCWSDLDGGSHTENVGEAAVTQVEEQAGTVASCPLGHSDDTIYQDDKCMVEVPQELETSTGHSLEKEFTNQEAAEPKEVPAHSTEVGRDHNEEEGEETGLRDEKAIKTEVPGSPAGTESSGQEATGPSTVDTQNEPLDMKEPDEEKNDQQGEALDSSQKKTKNKKKKNKKKKSPVPVETLKDVKKELTYQNTDLSEIKEEEQVKSTDRKSAVEAQNEVTENPKQKIAAESSENVDCPENPKIKLDGKLDQEGDDVQTAAEEVLADGDTLDFEDDTVQSSGPRAGGEELDEGVAKDNAKIDGATQSSPAEPKSEDADRCTLPEHESPSQDISDACEAESTERCEMSEHPSQTVRKALDSNSLENDDLSAPGGEPGDFNPESREDTRGGNEKGKSKEDCTMS
- the LRRFIP1 gene encoding leucine-rich repeat flightless-interacting protein 1 isoform X3 — protein: MGTQGSGRKRLPNRERLTAEDDALNQIAREAEARLAAKRAARAEAREIRMKELERQQKEIYQVQKKYYGLDTKWGDIEQWMEDSERYSRRSRRNTSASDEDERMSVGSRGSLRTNGYDGELYGSQSLNRRSGRPSEYSGHLNSSSRASSRASSARASPVVEERPEKDFTEKGSRNMPGLSAATLASLGGTSSRRGSGDTSISIDTEASIREIKELNELKDQIQDVEGKYMQGLKEMKDSLAEVEEKYKKAMVSNAQLDNEKTNFMYQVDTLKDMLLELEEQLAESRRQYEEKNKEFEREKHAHSILQFQFAEVKEALKQREEMLEEIRQLQQKQASSIREISDLQETIEWKDKKIGALERQKEFFDSVRSERDDLREEVVVLKEELKKHGIILNSEIATNGETSDSLNNVGYQGPTKMTKEELNALKSTGDGTLGRASEVEVKNEIVANVGKREILHNTEKEQHTEDTVKDCVDIEVFPAGENTEDQKSSEDTAPFLGTLAGATYEEQVQSQILESSSLPENTVQVESNEVMGAPDDRTRTPLEPSNCWSDLDGGSHTENVGEAAVTQVEEQAGTVASCPLGHSDDTIYQDDKCMVEVPQELETSTGHSLEKEFTNQEAAEPKEVPAHSTEVGRDHNEEEGEETGLRDEKAIKTEVPGSPAGTESSGQEATGPSTVDTQNEPLDMKEPDEEKNDQQGEALDSSQKKTKNKKKKNKKKKSPVPVETLKDVKKELTYQNTDLSEIKEEEQVKSTDRKSAVEAQNEVTENPKQKIAAESSENVDCPENPKIKLDGKLDQEGDDVQTAAEEVLADGDTLDFEDDTVQSSGPRAGGEELDEGVAKDNAKIDGATQSSPAEPKSEDADRCTLPEHESPSQDISDACEAESTERCEMSEHPSQTVRKALDSNSLENDDLSAPGGEPGDFNPESREDTRGGNEKGKSKEDCTMS
- the LRRFIP1 gene encoding leucine-rich repeat flightless-interacting protein 1 isoform X22: MTSPAAAQSREIDCLSPEAQKLAEARLAAKRAARAEAREIRMKELERQQKEIYQVQKKYYGLDTKWGDIEQWMEDSERYSRRSRRNTSASDEDERMSVGSRGSLRVEERPEKDFTEKGSRNMPGLSAATLASLGGTSSRRGSGDTSISIDTEASIREIKDSLAEVEEKYKKAMVSNAQLDNEKTNFMYQVDTLKDMLLELEEQLAESRRQYEEKNKEFEREKHAHSILQFQFAEVKEALKQREEMLEKHGIILNSEIATNGETSDSLNNVGYQGPTKMTKEELNALKSTGDGTLGRASEVEVKNEIVANVGKREILHNTEKEQHTEDTVKDCVDIEVFPAGENTEDQKSSEDTAPFLGTLAGATYEEQVQSQILESSSLPENTVQVESNEVMGAPDDRTRTPLEPSNCWSDLDGGSHTENVGEAAVTQVEEQAGTVASCPLGHSDDTIYQDDKCMVEVPQELETSTGHSLEKEFTNQEAAEPKEVPAHSTEVGRDHNEEEGEETGLRDEKAIKTEVPGSPAGTESSGQEATGPSTVDTQNEPLDMKEPDEEKNDQQGEALDSSQKKTKNKKKKNKKKKSPVPVETLKDVKKELTYQNTDLSEIKEEEQVKSTDRKSAVEAQNEVTENPKQKIAAESSENVDCPENPKIKLDGKLDQEGDDVQTAAEEVLADGDTLDFEDDTVQSSGPRAGGEELDEGVAKDNAKIDGATQSSPAEPKSEDADRCTLPEHESPSQDISDACEAESTERCEMSEHPSQTVRKALDSNSLENDDLSAPGGEPGDFNPESREDTRGGNEKGKSKEDCTMS
- the LRRFIP1 gene encoding leucine-rich repeat flightless-interacting protein 1 isoform X16 translates to MGTQGSGRKRLPNRERLTAEDDALNQIAREAEARLAAKRAARAEAREIRMKELERQQKEIYQVQKKYYGLDTKWGDIEQWMEDSERYSRRSRRNTSASDEDERMSVGSRGSLRVEERPEKDFTEKGSRNMPGLSAATLASLGGTSSRRGSGDTSISIDTEASIREIKELNELKDQIQDVEGKYMQGLKEMKDSLAEVEEKYKKAMVSNAQLDNEKTNFMYQVDTLKDMLLELEEQLAESRRQYEEKNKEFEREKHAHSILQFQFAEVKEALKQREEMLEKHGIILNSEIATNGETSDSLNNVGYQGPTKMTKEELNALKSTGDGTLGRASEVEVKNEIVANVGKREILHNTEKEQHTEDTVKDCVDIEVFPAGENTEDQKSSEDTAPFLGTLAGATYEEQVQSQILESSSLPENTVQVESNEVMGAPDDRTRTPLEPSNCWSDLDGGSHTENVGEAAVTQVEEQAGTVASCPLGHSDDTIYQDDKCMVEVPQELETSTGHSLEKEFTNQEAAEPKEVPAHSTEVGRDHNEEEGEETGLRDEKAIKTEVPGSPAGTESSGQEATGPSTVDTQNEPLDMKEPDEEKNDQQGEALDSSQKKTKNKKKKNKKKKSPVPVETLKDVKKELTYQNTDLSEIKEEEQVKSTDRKSAVEAQNEVTENPKQKIAAESSENVDCPENPKIKLDGKLDQEGDDVQTAAEEVLADGDTLDFEDDTVQSSGPRAGGEELDEGVAKDNAKIDGATQSSPAEPKSEDADRCTLPEHESPSQDISDACEAESTERCEMSEHPSQTVRKALDSNSLENDDLSAPGGEPGDFNPESREDTRGGNEKGKSKEDCTMS
- the LRRFIP1 gene encoding leucine-rich repeat flightless-interacting protein 1 isoform X24, whose protein sequence is MTSPAAAQSREIDCLSPEAQKLAEARLAAKRAARAEAREIRMKELERQQKEVEERPEKDFTEKGSRNMPGLSAATLASLGGTSSRRGSGDTSISIDTEASIREIKDSLAEVEEKYKKAMVSNAQLDNEKTNFMYQVDTLKDMLLELEEQLAESRRQYEEKNKEFEREKHAHSILQFQFAEVKEALKQREEMLEKHGIILNSEIATNGETSDSLNNVGYQGPTKMTKEELNALKSTGDGTLGRASEVEVKNEIVANVGKREILHNTEKEQHTEDTVKDCVDIEVFPAGENTEDQKSSEDTAPFLGTLAGATYEEQVQSQILESSSLPENTVQVESNEVMGAPDDRTRTPLEPSNCWSDLDGGSHTENVGEAAVTQVEEQAGTVASCPLGHSDDTIYQDDKCMVEVPQELETSTGHSLEKEFTNQEAAEPKEVPAHSTEVGRDHNEEEGEETGLRDEKAIKTEVPGSPAGTESSGQEATGPSTVDTQNEPLDMKEPDEEKNDQQGEALDSSQKKTKNKKKKNKKKKSPVPVETLKDVKKELTYQNTDLSEIKEEEQVKSTDRKSAVEAQNEVTENPKQKIAAESSENVDCPENPKIKLDGKLDQEGDDVQTAAEEVLADGDTLDFEDDTVQSSGPRAGGEELDEGVAKDNAKIDGATQSSPAEPKSEDADRCTLPEHESPSQDISDACEAESTERCEMSEHPSQTVRKALDSNSLENDDLSAPGGEPGDFNPESREDTRGGNEKGKSKEDCTMS
- the LRRFIP1 gene encoding leucine-rich repeat flightless-interacting protein 1 isoform X18; translated protein: MTSPAAAQSREIDCLSPEAQKLAEARLAAKRAARAEAREIRMKELERQQKEIYQVQKKYYGLDTKWGDIEQWMEDSERYSRRSRRNTSASDEDERMSVGSRGSLRPSEYSGHLNSSSRASSRASSARASPVVEERPEKDFTEKGSRNMPGLSAATLASLGGTSSRRGSGDTSISIDTEASIREIKDSLAEVEEKYKKAMVSNAQLDNEKTNFMYQVDTLKDMLLELEEQLAESRRQYEEKNKEFEREKHAHSILQFQFAEVKEALKQREEMLEKHGIILNSEIATNGETSDSLNNVGYQGPTKMTKEELNALKSTGDGTLGRASEVEVKNEIVANVGKREILHNTEKEQHTEDTVKDCVDIEVFPAGENTEDQKSSEDTAPFLGTLAGATYEEQVQSQILESSSLPENTVQVESNEVMGAPDDRTRTPLEPSNCWSDLDGGSHTENVGEAAVTQVEEQAGTVASCPLGHSDDTIYQDDKCMVEVPQELETSTGHSLEKEFTNQEAAEPKEVPAHSTEVGRDHNEEEGEETGLRDEKAIKTEVPGSPAGTESSGQEATGPSTVDTQNEPLDMKEPDEEKNDQQGEALDSSQKKTKNKKKKNKKKKSPVPVETLKDVKKELTYQNTDLSEIKEEEQVKSTDRKSAVEAQNEVTENPKQKIAAESSENVDCPENPKIKLDGKLDQEGDDVQTAAEEVLADGDTLDFEDDTVQSSGPRAGGEELDEGVAKDNAKIDGATQSSPAEPKSEDADRCTLPEHESPSQDISDACEAESTERCEMSEHPSQTVRKALDSNSLENDDLSAPGGEPGDFNPESREDTRGGNEKGKSKEDCTMS